The Camelus dromedarius isolate mCamDro1 chromosome 8, mCamDro1.pat, whole genome shotgun sequence genome includes a window with the following:
- the HPS6 gene encoding BLOC-2 complex member HPS6, giving the protein MKRAGTLRLLTDLSNFSGAAQLRELLAGDPAVRVRCSPDGRHLLLLRPPGAPAPQLLVAVRGPGPELERTWPAGQSSPLDAFFLPWPARPALVLVWESGLAEVWSAEMGPGWRMLQSTELCPGGGARVVAVAAPRGRLVWCEERQASSEGQVGPPAVAFSHCVCVRTLEPSGEAGTNLGRTHILLHHCPFFGLLASRKDVFLVPTATTWPGVGHILLIWSPGKGKVVVAAPCLGLSHSKSLNPGRGDTWDFRTLLRGLPGLLSPRQPLTVHTWAPTPHGLLWLDFRGAVSLVQPHGGTRAVGTLQEAPVGLAGSAALGTFHGTLACVLGSTLELLDMGSGQLLERKVLSTDRVHLLEPPAPGTEDEEELETRGGLRLLSALGLFRVGWGTLQGLELPSAEDLVFEEACEYYQRRSLRGAQLTPEELRHNSTFRAPQALASILQGHVSPSTLLTTLRAELRDYRGLEHLKAQLVAGDEEEAGWTELAEHEVARLLRTELVGDQLTQLNTIFQTLPTAAWGAILRALQLQPDGNGRLRSQAPPDVWKKVLAGTATGKEPPNGMLPLFELLCQCLCRLEPQWLPPFVELAQQQGGPGWGAGGPGLPLYRRALAVLGKDGTRPEALELDLLLGSGRPKAVLQAVGQLVQKEQWERVLEAGLALSPSSPLLRSEIFKLLLAEFAQHRRLDAHLPLLCRLCPPDLAPAELLLLLRTHLPDELEPPTPFPEPGAEPSLTVGLLRTLLEQTGTQGQPSGSVLSLYEDILGDSGTPPPTPPRGPMTTLQASEHPGLEAWALPEQGLGVTDTG; this is encoded by the coding sequence ATGAAGCGTGCCGGGACTCTGCGCCTGCTCACGGACCTGAGCAACTTCAGCGGCGCGGCCCAGCTCCGGGAGTTGCTGGCTGGGGACCCAGCTGTCCGAGTCCGCTGCAGCCCGGACGGCcgccacctgctgctgctgcgaCCCCCGGGGGCGCCGGCCCCGCAGCTGCTGGTCGCGGTGCGTGGACCCGGCCCAGAGCTGGAACGTACCTGGCCAGCTGGCCAGTCCTCACCGCTAGATGCCTTCTTCCTGCCGTGGCCCGCGCGACCGGCTCTGGTCCTGGTGTGGGAGAGTGGCCTAGCCGAGGTGTGGAGCGCTGAGATGGGGCCTGGCTGGCGGATGCTGCAGAGCACCGAGTTGTGTCCGGGTGGTGGAGCCCGCGTAGTGGCCGTGGCGGCGCCCCGAGGCCGCCTCGTGTGGTGCGAGGAGCGTCAGGCCAGCTCTGAGGGCCAGGTAGGGCCTCCCGCAGTGGCTTTCAGCCACTGTGTGTGCGTCCGGACTTTGGAGCCCAGCGGGGAGGCCGGCACCAACCTGGGCCGAACCCACATCCTGCTGCACCACTGCCCCTTTTTCGGGCTGCTGGCCTCCCGCAAGGACGTCTTCCTAGTGCCCACTGCCACCACCTGGCCTGGTGTGGGCCACATTCTGCTCATCTGGAGCCCAGGCAAGGGCAAGGTGGTGGTGGCTGCCCCGTGTCTTGGCCTCTCCCACAGTAAAAGCCTAAATCCTGGACGAGGGGACACATGGGACTTCCGGACCCTGCTCCGAGGCCTTCCTGGGCTGCTATCCCCCAGACAGCCATTGACTGTACATACCTGGGCCCCAACTCCCCATGGCCTGCTGTGGCTTGACTTTAGAGGCGCTGTGAGCCTCGTGCAGCCCCACGGTGGTACCCGGGCTGTTGGCACCCTGCAGGAGGCACCTGTTGGTTTGGCAGGGTCTGCAGCACTGGGCACATTTCATGGCACTCTGGCCTGTGTGCTAGGCTCCACATTAGAACTGCTGGACATGGGCAGTGGGCAGCTGCTAGAGAGGAAGGTCCTAAGTACAGACCGAGTACATTTGCTggaacccccagcccctggcacggAAGATGAGGAAGAGCTGGAGACCCGAGGTGGTCTTCGTTTGCTTTCAGCCTTGGGTCTGTTTCGAGTAGGCTGGGGCACCCTGCAGGGCCTTGAGCTGCCTTCAGCTGAAGACCTGGTGTTTGAGGAGGCCTGTGAGTATTACCAGCGTCGGAGCCTGCGGGGTGCGCAGCTTACCCCAGAGGAACTGAGACACAACAGCACATTCCGGGCGCCTCAGGCCCTGGCCTCCATCCTCCAGGGTCACGTATCCCCATCTACACTATTGACCACACTGAGGGCCGAGCTTCGGGATTACCGGGGTTTAGAGCATCTCAAAGCCCAGCTGGTGGCTGGGGATGAGGAGGAGGCTGGCTGGACTGAGCTGGCAGAGCACGAAGTGGCTCGCCTGCTGAGGACTGAGTTGGTGGGAGACCAGCTGACTCAGCTCAACACCATTTTCCAAACCCTTCCTACAGCAGCCTGGGGTGCCATCCTCAGGGCCCTGCAGCTCCAGCCAGATGGGAATGGCAGGCTGAGGTCCCAAGCTCCCCCTGACGTGTGGAAGAAGGTACTGGCGGGTACAGCAACTGGAAAGGAACCACCAAATGGGATGCTgcccctctttgaactcctgtgcCAGTGCCTCTGTCGGCTGGAGCCACAatggctgccgccctttgtggagctGGCACAGCAGCAGGGTGGGCctggctggggggcagggggtccAGGGCTGCCCCTCTATCGCCGAGCCCTGGCAGTACTAGGTAAGGATGGGACTAGGCCGGAAGCACTAGAGCTGGACCTGCTCTTGGGTAGTGGGCGGCCCAAAGCTGTGCTCCAAGCTGTGGGACAGCTGGTGCAAAAGGAGCAGTGGGAGCGGGTTCTAGAGGCTGGCCTGGCCCTCAGCCCTTCCAGTCCCTTGCTTCGAAGTGAGATCTTCAAACTGCTGTTGGCTGAATTTGCCCAGCACCGTCGACTTGATGCCCACCTCCCCCTCCTTTGCCGCCTGTGCCCACCAGACCTAGCTCCAGCTGAGCTCCTGCTTCTACTGCGGACACACCTCCCAGATGAGTTggagccccccaccccattccctgaGCCTGGGGCAGAGCCTTCTCTCACTGTGGGCTTGCTCAGAACCCTGCTGGAGCAGACTGGGACTCAAGGACAGCCCTCAGGGTCAGTTCTAAGCCTGTATGAGGACATCCTAGGGGACTCAGgcactccaccccccaccccacctcgaGGACCTATGACAACCCTCCAGGCATCAGAGCACCCAGGCCTGGAGGCCTGGGCATTACCAGAACAGGGCCTTGGTGTAACTGACACAGGCTGA